In Pirellulales bacterium, a single window of DNA contains:
- a CDS encoding DUF1501 domain-containing protein, translating to MSPAPPETAARGISRRGAIQIGCSGMLGLGLSGLFAARSAAAAQTSVAGHRVRRPKQVVLVFLTGAASHHDTFDMKPEAPAEVRGEFQPIATSVPGIQICEQLPQLAARAHQYALVRSMTHGDNNHLMSTHHVLTGHVQPGAFFDKVASRDDWPCYAAACDLFRPRNDGIPTAVNLPTFLTSGVLTWPGQHAGFLGSRHDPWQIVGDPNKPDFRVGSLQLAEGMEMPRFANRQTLLDELNRQQRGLCETAECRRLTDEQQLAVSVLTSNKLTQAFDLNLESKDVRDRYGRHTYGQSLLLARRLVQVGVPLVQVNMGAVQSWDHHTNIFPTLKRMLPPLDQGVAALIDDLTSLGLLDETLVLMLGEFGRTPKINGVGGKAPGRDHWGPCFSALFAGAGMHGGQVLGRSDKIGAYPVSSPFAPDDLGATVLHLLGVDPAAEIHDRVGRPLQLNRGTVMQGLFSGA from the coding sequence ATGTCGCCTGCCCCACCTGAAACTGCCGCTCGCGGAATCTCGCGACGCGGAGCGATTCAGATCGGCTGCTCCGGCATGCTGGGCCTGGGACTGTCGGGGCTGTTCGCGGCACGCAGCGCGGCGGCCGCCCAAACGTCCGTGGCCGGCCACCGCGTGCGGCGGCCCAAGCAAGTCGTGCTCGTGTTTCTCACCGGCGCGGCCAGCCATCACGACACCTTCGACATGAAGCCCGAAGCGCCGGCCGAAGTGCGGGGAGAGTTTCAGCCGATCGCCACCTCCGTGCCCGGCATTCAGATTTGCGAGCAGCTTCCGCAGCTCGCTGCACGGGCACACCAGTATGCCCTGGTGCGATCGATGACGCACGGCGACAACAACCACTTGATGTCGACGCATCACGTGCTGACCGGTCACGTGCAGCCGGGGGCGTTCTTCGACAAGGTGGCCTCGCGCGACGATTGGCCCTGCTACGCCGCGGCCTGCGATCTGTTTCGGCCGCGGAACGACGGCATACCCACCGCCGTCAACCTGCCCACGTTTCTCACCAGCGGGGTGCTGACCTGGCCCGGGCAGCACGCCGGCTTCCTTGGTTCGCGCCACGACCCTTGGCAGATCGTCGGCGATCCGAACAAGCCCGACTTTCGCGTCGGCAGCTTGCAGCTTGCCGAGGGAATGGAGATGCCGCGGTTCGCAAACCGCCAGACCTTGCTCGACGAGTTGAACCGCCAGCAGCGCGGCTTGTGCGAGACGGCGGAGTGCCGGCGGCTGACCGACGAGCAGCAGCTCGCCGTCTCGGTGCTGACTTCGAACAAGCTGACGCAGGCCTTCGATCTCAACCTGGAATCGAAGGACGTTCGCGACCGCTATGGACGGCATACCTACGGCCAGTCGCTGTTGTTGGCCCGGCGGCTGGTGCAGGTGGGCGTGCCGCTGGTGCAGGTCAACATGGGGGCGGTGCAGTCGTGGGACCATCACACGAACATTTTTCCGACGCTCAAGCGAATGCTGCCGCCGCTCGACCAGGGCGTGGCCGCGCTCATCGACGATCTGACATCGCTGGGACTGCTGGATGAAACGCTGGTCTTGATGCTCGGCGAGTTCGGCCGCACGCCGAAGATCAACGGCGTGGGCGGAAAGGCGCCCGGCCGCGACCATTGGGGGCCGTGCTTCTCGGCGCTGTTCGCGGGAGCGGGCATGCACGGCGGCCAGGTGCTGGGCAGGTCCGACAAGATCGGCGCCTATCCCGTTTCATCGCCTTTCGCGCCCGACGACCTTGGCGCCACGGTGCTGCACCTGTTGGGCGTCGATCCGGCGGCCGAGATTCACGATCGCGTGGGCCGGCCACTGCAGTTGAACCGCGGCACCGTGATGCAAGGGCTGTTCAGCGGGGCATAG
- a CDS encoding cytochrome c peroxidase, with protein sequence MPAFADGPDRSPVDLALSPDERWLITVNQTADSVSLVDVAAGKTAAELPCGRRPSSLAISSDGRRVVVTATWSGTLDLFDLDDGRLTAAGSIDIGFHPVGVALSPDGRTAYVALEAAAAVAVVDLEKKQPLDRIAVGRWPRYLALSPDGSRLAVGTSGDQSISVVDTAARRMLYDERLQGLNIGHMAASRDGNYVYFPWMIYRQNPIDARNIQAGWVLGSRIARVRLDGPARRQAMTLDERGKAVADPHGIGLTSDEQWLVASASGTHELLVYRLPGLVLQDYGGPGDHIDPALAHDERRYGRVPLGGRPMGLRVAKDDRRVFVANYLDNAVQVVDLERRELVQTISLGGPEAASLVRRGEAIFYDGRRSLDQWYSCHSCHYEGGTNATVMDTLNDGTIRTFKTVLPLYNVAKTAPWTWHGWQRDLGAAMRKSLTETMLGPPPNGDDVAALVAYLSSLDAPPNPNRAGGAPSEAARRGEQLFQSAKAGCASCHRGDCFTDGEIHDVGLGSPRDEYQGFNTPSLVGLYHRIRLLHDGRAKSLDDLLSGPHNPDQVTGQGELSDDERADLIEYLKSL encoded by the coding sequence GTGCCCGCGTTCGCCGACGGGCCGGACCGCTCGCCGGTCGATCTCGCGCTGTCGCCCGATGAACGCTGGCTGATTACCGTCAACCAGACGGCGGACAGCGTGTCGTTGGTCGACGTCGCCGCCGGAAAAACCGCGGCCGAACTGCCCTGCGGTCGCCGCCCGTCGTCGTTGGCGATTTCGTCCGATGGCCGGCGCGTGGTGGTGACCGCCACCTGGTCGGGCACGCTCGATTTGTTCGATCTCGACGATGGGCGGCTGACGGCAGCCGGTTCGATTGACATCGGCTTCCATCCCGTGGGCGTGGCGCTGTCTCCCGACGGTCGCACGGCCTACGTGGCCTTGGAAGCGGCCGCGGCGGTGGCCGTAGTCGATCTGGAAAAGAAGCAACCGCTCGATCGCATTGCCGTGGGTCGCTGGCCCCGCTATCTGGCGTTGTCGCCCGACGGCAGCCGTCTGGCCGTGGGCACGAGCGGCGATCAGAGCATCTCGGTGGTCGATACGGCCGCGCGGCGGATGCTTTACGACGAGCGGCTGCAAGGCTTGAACATCGGCCACATGGCGGCGTCGCGCGACGGCAACTACGTTTACTTTCCTTGGATGATCTACCGGCAGAACCCGATCGACGCCCGAAACATTCAGGCGGGCTGGGTGCTGGGGAGCCGGATCGCCCGCGTCCGACTCGACGGCCCCGCGCGGCGCCAGGCGATGACGCTCGATGAGCGCGGCAAGGCGGTGGCCGACCCGCACGGCATCGGTCTCACGAGCGACGAACAGTGGCTGGTGGCGTCGGCCTCAGGCACGCACGAGTTGCTCGTCTATCGCCTGCCTGGGCTGGTGCTGCAAGACTACGGCGGACCGGGCGACCACATCGACCCGGCGTTGGCCCACGACGAACGCCGCTACGGTCGCGTTCCGCTGGGCGGCCGGCCGATGGGCCTGCGCGTCGCCAAGGACGACCGTCGTGTTTTCGTGGCCAACTACCTGGACAACGCCGTGCAGGTGGTCGATCTCGAGCGGCGCGAATTGGTGCAGACGATCTCGCTGGGCGGGCCGGAGGCCGCATCGCTCGTCCGCCGCGGCGAGGCCATTTTTTATGACGGCCGGCGGAGTCTCGACCAGTGGTATAGTTGTCACAGTTGCCACTACGAGGGCGGGACGAACGCCACCGTGATGGACACACTCAACGACGGCACGATTCGCACGTTCAAAACGGTGTTGCCGCTTTATAACGTGGCCAAGACCGCGCCCTGGACCTGGCACGGCTGGCAGCGCGATTTGGGCGCCGCGATGCGCAAGAGCCTGACCGAAACGATGCTGGGGCCGCCGCCCAACGGCGACGATGTCGCCGCACTGGTGGCGTATCTTTCGTCGCTCGATGCGCCGCCGAATCCGAACCGCGCAGGCGGCGCGCCGAGCGAAGCCGCGCGACGCGGCGAGCAGCTTTTTCAGAGCGCCAAGGCCGGCTGCGCGAGTTGCCATCGGGGCGATTGTTTCACCGACGGCGAAATCCACGACGTGGGGCTGGGCAGCCCGCGCGATGAATACCAAGGCTTCAACACGCCCTCGCTCGTCGGGCTCTATCACCGCATCCGGCTATTGCACGACGGCCGCGCCAAGAGTCTCGACGATCTGCTGTCCGGCCCGCACAATCCCGATCAAGTTACCGGCCAAGGCGAGCTGAGCGACGACGAGCGCGCCGACCTGATCGAATACCTGAAAAGCCTTTAG